Proteins found in one Cardiocondyla obscurior isolate alpha-2009 linkage group LG03, Cobs3.1, whole genome shotgun sequence genomic segment:
- the LOC139101177 gene encoding uncharacterized protein isoform X1, translating into MNSRQAESRLAVLYIASMICCVTSVISLVVTWQNWLITLDGCINVDCGCILYGTNTFGTFLGGDEKLCHFAAYSLTPIIIISLCLGTYHGYRCCIHKNLDDPKQISRIQTYDDDRRNLNGHVVVTTKKRVTFKWWMPVGFFAAFVCCLSLAHAVVITDGYYKTCEQYRRNLIQALNSRGREIQAIHDRLPCGAIFDFMDYIQPDRNHWRRDEMNTGIALQLAICTSWFNFFAWLVACSINFIMARKRKHNLIEKFCCCCC; encoded by the exons ATGAACTCAAGGCAAGCGGAATCACGGCTGGCGGTGTTGTACATCGCATCTATGATATGCTGTGTCACATCTGTCATATCGCTGGTGGTCACATGGCAAAATTGGCTGATAACGTTAGATGGTTGTATCAACGTTGATTGCGGTTGTATACTGTACGGTACTAACACGTTTGGTACGTTTCTCGGTGGCGATGAGAAGCTGTGCCACTTCGCCGCGTACAGTCTTACACCCATCATTATAATCAGTTTATGTCTCGGCACTTATCATGGATACAGATGTTGCATACATAAAAATCTAGACGATCCTAAGCAAATTAGTCGGATACAAACGTACGACGATGATAG aagAAATCTTAACGGACACGTCGTCGTGACTACGAAAAAAAGAGTTACCTTTAAATGGTGGATGCCTGTTGGTTTCTTCGCAGCGTTTGTTTGTTGCTTGTCGCTCGCTCATGCAGTCGTGATAACCGATGGCTATTATAAAACCTGTGAACAATACAGGCGAAATCTCATTCAAGCCTTAAATTCAAGAGGCCGGGAAATTCAA GCGATTCACGATAGGCTTCCATGCGGTGCAATTTTCGATTTCATGGACTACATTCAGCCAGATAGAAATCATTGGAGACGCGACGAGATGAACACCGGAATCGCGCTTCAGCTCGCAATATGCACGAGCTGGTTCAATTTCTTTGCTTGGCTGGTCGCGTGCTCGATAAACTTTATCATGGCGAGAAAGAGGAAACacaatttaatagaaaagttttgttgctgctgttgctga
- the LOC139101177 gene encoding uncharacterized protein isoform X2, which yields MICCVTSVISLVVTWQNWLITLDGCINVDCGCILYGTNTFGTFLGGDEKLCHFAAYSLTPIIIISLCLGTYHGYRCCIHKNLDDPKQISRIQTYDDDRRNLNGHVVVTTKKRVTFKWWMPVGFFAAFVCCLSLAHAVVITDGYYKTCEQYRRNLIQALNSRGREIQAIHDRLPCGAIFDFMDYIQPDRNHWRRDEMNTGIALQLAICTSWFNFFAWLVACSINFIMARKRKHNLIEKFCCCCC from the exons ATGATATGCTGTGTCACATCTGTCATATCGCTGGTGGTCACATGGCAAAATTGGCTGATAACGTTAGATGGTTGTATCAACGTTGATTGCGGTTGTATACTGTACGGTACTAACACGTTTGGTACGTTTCTCGGTGGCGATGAGAAGCTGTGCCACTTCGCCGCGTACAGTCTTACACCCATCATTATAATCAGTTTATGTCTCGGCACTTATCATGGATACAGATGTTGCATACATAAAAATCTAGACGATCCTAAGCAAATTAGTCGGATACAAACGTACGACGATGATAG aagAAATCTTAACGGACACGTCGTCGTGACTACGAAAAAAAGAGTTACCTTTAAATGGTGGATGCCTGTTGGTTTCTTCGCAGCGTTTGTTTGTTGCTTGTCGCTCGCTCATGCAGTCGTGATAACCGATGGCTATTATAAAACCTGTGAACAATACAGGCGAAATCTCATTCAAGCCTTAAATTCAAGAGGCCGGGAAATTCAA GCGATTCACGATAGGCTTCCATGCGGTGCAATTTTCGATTTCATGGACTACATTCAGCCAGATAGAAATCATTGGAGACGCGACGAGATGAACACCGGAATCGCGCTTCAGCTCGCAATATGCACGAGCTGGTTCAATTTCTTTGCTTGGCTGGTCGCGTGCTCGATAAACTTTATCATGGCGAGAAAGAGGAAACacaatttaatagaaaagttttgttgctgctgttgctga